The genomic window GACTAAATTTTGACACCGTTGCCAAAAAATTGCCCAGTCTTCCCAAAAGGGTGGATCATTGCGAGTTTCTTGGATAATCTCGCCTAGAATACTCTCTATCTTATTCAAAGTTTCTTTATCCCCAACGGTTGCAGCCATTTCTTTTTGTTCGTTATCAACTTCTTCGTTAACTTGAGTGATTAAGGTTTCAATTTGTTGTTCTACGGGTTTAGTCCATTTCACCAATAACCAACGCCAACCCAATAACATTAAGATAAAAATACCCCAAATCCAATTAATTCCCCATTGATGAATTTGTAATCCTGCTGCAATAATAAAAAAACTAACACTAATAACTAGGGGACTGGCTAATACGAGCCATTGCCAAGATTTTAATTTAATCATTTTCTTTAATTTTCCTGTATAATAATTATTATTTTATCTAAATAATATTGAAAATTTAGCAATAGTTGCAAAAACAATTCAATTCATCATCAATCTTTCTCTCTCCTTTATCGTAAATTATGCCCTCTTTGACCCTCTCAGAAATTACTTATTATCGTTCTCAACTGGCTGACTATCCTGATGCTATCATTGCTTTAGATGAAATTGTTGTTTGTGATGGTGACTTAGATGATGCGGCCATTAACCTGGCTTTGAGTGTGGGACAAACCCCCGATCGCACGGACTGGTTAGAGGGATTAGCTAAACGATATCGGGTAGAAATTTGTCAAGAAAACCTGATTAATGAATTGTCTCAAGGTCACATTATTCCTGTAATTAATCATTTAATGACCACTAAAATCGGCCCAGATATTTTAGTTCTACCTGTGGTTTTGTATGTTCTTAAAACAGGCGTTGATGAGTTTTGTTCTCCTTTAAATCTCAAAATAACATAACCTAAGTTCGGAGTTCGGATTTAGATAAGATTTTATGGAATAATAGAAGTTCAAGACAATGATTTTGTTGCCTTTGTCACTTATCCTAAATTCACACAAAAATGATTAATTTTTTATTGTTTCAAACGAGAATAAACGGTACTTAATCCCTGAATATTTCCTACATTTCCAGGAAATAAAACTACAGGTAAATTAGGAAATAGGGGATGATCTTTTTCGGTTCTGACCATTGAACAGCCGGCTAAAACTTGTCCTAATAATCGTACTGCTTGCAACTGTAAACCGGTACTTAAAACATCATTAGAGGTAATTCCCCCTTTGCTAATTAAAAAGCTAATATCACGGGGTAAACCTTGAACCACTTCCATTAATAAAGAGGAAACGGCTACCCCAAAATCTAACCTTTTTTGTACAGTTTCAAAGGTTAATTCTTCCCTACTGGTATAAACCACAGGGGTTTTATTTTGTTCAAAAACGTTCTTAACTTGTGCTAAAATACTGTTTAATAATTCATCTTTTTTATCAGGATGATCTCGTAATTCTTTAACATCAACTTCTATCCCTACTACATCAGATTGCGTTAATAAATCCTGTAATTGTTGGGTGGTTTTCTTGACATGAGAACCTACCAATACCACCCCAGGTTTATCCGTCGGTTTATATTCTGCCATTTTTTCGGCTGGAATGGGTTGTTTGCCCAGTTGGGCTAAGGAGGTTAAAATACTAGCCGCACTACGGAATAAAAACCGTTTTCCTGATGCTGCTGCGGTTAATAAATCTTGAGCAAATTGATCTAAATCTTCTTGTTTTTCGCCATCAACTACCCCACATTGATTACCTTGTAGCTGCATCAATCTTTCTAAACTGCCTTGTCGAATATCTGATAATAAAAACCGTTCAACTTCTGCTGCTTTAATACGTCCTTTTGTCTTTTCTTCTACATAGTCTGGCAAATAACTATGATGATAGGCAAAAACAGAATCTTTGGCAAATTCCGTTTCATGAACTGGGGTTAATGTCCCTTCGATATTTAAATAATGAACACTGTCAAGGGTTTGTCTTCCTCCTTCAAAAAAGGCAGGAATAAGAAAATGAGCGTCAAAATCCCCTAATTCTTCGGCAATAACATCGGTTTCGATGGGATAATGACCTCTGAGAGTAGAATCAGAACGGCTGACAATTAAAAAATCTTTGATCTTTTCTGCTTCGAGAGCAATTTTAAGATTGTGACACACTTCCCTGGTGACTTCTGCTGCCTTTTCAGGGGTTAATGCCCTCGTATTGGTCAAAATGAAGAAAATGGGAACTTCATCCCTTAACCCTAATCTTAATGTCTCAACGTCCCACTGCATTAACAGCAAACAGCTATGTACCGTTTGGGAACCGGTAGGATCATCATCTAAGACAATAATTTTCGGTTGCTGACTCATGGTTTGCCTACTGCGATCGCCTTTTCTATTGTCCCATGAGTTGTGGCGAAGCACTAAGGTTTTCCTATGAATAATTGATAATGAAATATCAATTATCCATTATCAATTATCCATTATTTAGCTGCACTAGCGGTTTCTACCACCTTGGCAAAGGCTTGAGGATCAAGGATTGCCAGTTGTGCTAACATCTTACGATTGATTTCAATATTGGCCTTTTTCATGTGGCCGATTAATTGACTGTAACTCATGCCATTTGCTCTGGCTGCAGCATTGATCCGAGTGATCCACAAACGACGAAAATCCCGTTTCCGTTTTCGGCGATCGCGGTAAGCATTGCGTAATGCTTTCATCACCTGTTGATTAGCGGTACGGAATAAGCGAGAGTGGCTTCCTCTAAATCCTTTAGCCAGTTTAAGGATTTTTTTCCGACGTTTACGGGCAACATTGCCCCGTTTTACCCTTGTCATAGTTACCTTGTTTCTATTTTAATGGACGTAAGCGATTGAGTTGTTGTTAGATATAAGGCAGCATTAAGCGAACATTAGGTTCATCCTGTTCGCTCACTAAGGCAGTGTTAGACAAGCGACGACGCTTTCTTTCAGCACTTTTATGATTTAATAAGTGATTTTTGAAAGCTTTTCGCCGAACAATTTTCTTGCCGCTTCCTGTTACTCGAAAACGCTTAGCGGCAGCTTTGCGCGTTTTTAGTTTAGGCATAAATTTATATAAAATTTCGACACAATTACCTATAATAACATACAATATCCGCTAACAGCAAGACTATCTAACTCAAAAAGCAAAAGCTATGAACAACGATCCTGATTCCGTTTAGTCAACAGACCAACTAACCCGATGATAGCTAAAGCTGTCACCGATGTTGATTCTGGTATAGGGGTAGGATCGGGGGTTGGTGTCCCTGGATCATCACCGCCGGGATTATCAGTATTGGGACCATCTGGATTATTTCCGTTAGGTTGTAGCATTGATGCCACTGTCATTAAATCAGTAGGACTATCACTGAAATCTGATGATATTATGTCATTAGTTTCTGTTCCACTATTATTACCATTACTATTGCTGTCATCGTTAGCATCCCCATCCCCATTATTACTGTTGCTATTAGAGGAACGTCCTGCGGTTGAAGAACTGGCAAACGGAGAAAAAAGTCCATTATTATTGGAATTAGATGAGTTGAGATTTCCCCCATTTACAAAGGGCGAAGCAGAAGGATCGATTGATGAAATCTCCGATGGTTCGTTAGCATCAGTCTTAATATTTAACAGTTCAAAAGGTTCAATTAGCAATTCTGCTGAGGCTGGATTAGAGGCTAACACAATTGCTGCAAATGATAATATAGAAGGAATTGACTTGTAATTTTTTTTTATTAATATTTTTTTTGACATTTTCCATAACCTTTGCTATCGGTAAAAATAATTATCCTAAAACATAAAAAACGGGCTTGGAATCAGCAAAACTCCAGGCAATAGAATTAATTTATAGCGTATTTCAATTAGTTAATAACTGATCGAAATCACTTCATACTACCAGTTTATAACACTAAAAAAGGATTGTCTTGTTCATATAAAAAAATCATTATTTATACTGAGAAAATACTTTTTTTATTTAGAAACGATCCCTAAAAACACTTACTAAGTAGATTATAAAGATCCTAGTTAAGATTGCTGGGGAGCAGGGAGACTAGAGAAAGGGAGAAAGAAAGTAGGGGAGAAAGAATAAATTAGTGAGTATAGTTAGTTTTTTAGAATTTTATGGCGTTTAAAGTCTTTATTTCCTCTAAAATAGTTCTAAATAATCTCCTCTTCTCCCTGCTCCTCTGCTTCCTCTGCCTCCTCTGCTCCCCCTGCTTACCCCACTATAAAATATAGTATTCAAAGAGATTTCATATGACTACTGAGTATTACTTGCGCAATAATCGTCTTGTTTCATTAGCGGCTTTTTTCATGGCTTGTTCGGGAGTCATTTGATTGGTTATGGCTGCACTGAGATAACGTTGTAAGATATCAGATGCTTGAGCATATTGAGCAATAGGAGGTCGCAAGGCTGCATTTTCAACCACTTCTAATAATTCAGAATAATAAGGATATTGGGCTAAAATTTGAGGATCGTTAAATAAAGCGCGACGACTGGGAACATATCCTGTGGCTAAGATAAATCTGCGTTGTATATCTTCGCTACTGAAAAATTTAGCCACTTCCCAAGCTGCGTCAGGATGTTGACTATTGACGGTAATACCAAGACCCCAACCCCCTAAACAAGCACCGCTAGAGTGGTTAGGGGTATGAACCATGGGTTTAATGGAAAATTTTCCCTGAACAGGAGAATCATCAGCAGATAAGAGTCCAAACGCATAAGGCCAGTTCCGCATAAACACAGCATCCCCATTTTGAAAGAGACGACGGGCTTCTTCTTCGGCGTAAGTGGTGATACCAGGGGGTGAGACTTGTTTTTCTAGGGTCGTGCGTAAAAAGTCTGCTGCTTCTATGGCTTCGGGACTATCTAACCCCACTTCTAGGGTGTCTGGGTCGACCCAAAATGCCCCATATCCGGCTAAAATTTCCACGAACATGGCTGATAACCCTTCGTACTGTTTCCCTTGCCATAGATAACCCCATTCTGCTAAGTCTTCTGTTTGTAAGGTTTGGGAGATATTTAATAATTCAGTAAAGGTGTTAGGGGGTTGGTATCCACCCTGGTCCAACAAGTCAGTCCGATAATAAAGCATTCCTCCATCAGAACGCACAGGTATCCGATACAATTCTCCGTTGTACCTTCCTCCGTCAATATCTCCCTCTAAAAATGCGTCTAGGTTTATGTTGTCCTTTTGCACTCGGTCTGATAAACCTCTTAACCATCCGGCCGCTGCAAATTTAGGAACCCAAACGATATCCATGAATACGAGATCATAAGGGGAATTCCCTAATAAAAATGAAGAGGTGTACAAGTCTTCTACTTGGTTACTTGCGTTGGGTCCTTCAATAATTTCTAATTCAATATCAGGATGGGTGTCATTAAATTCTTGTACGAAGGGTTCCCACTGGGCAGCTTCTAATGCTTGCATGAGTAGGGTAACCTTTGTCGGCGCAGCATTCAAACCAGGAATAATCGTTACTAAAACTAAGCATACACAGACAGCAACAGGGATGGCAAAACGAGTGACCGCAGAAAGTCTCTTGAAAAAGGGATTCATGGGTTGCTGATTTCTCATACTTTAGGCTGTACTGATTTTGTTTAGCAAGATATGGATTAAGGGGAGATAGGGGAAGAGTCTCAACGCCTTAACCCCTCTATACTCTAGGCTGTTTCAATGACTTCTACTTCGTTGTCACGGAAATGAGCGCGAAATCGTTTTTCAAACTTGACTAATATGGGTAGGTTAGCACTAACCGGCCTTCCTCGCCAGTTGGTGACGATATCGATTATCTCTCCCTCCATTCCTTTGATATCAAATGGCTCTTTCTTATGTTGAGGATGATGATAAACAATAACAGATTCTATAACACGGACGCGATCGCCAATTTTCATATTCATTCAGTCTCTATGATCCTCCTATTAAGGCTATTATCGGGATGATTTACAACTTTACCATTTTTACTGAAGTAGAAATAGGATTCAATCAGATTGCTTGGTATTGGTAAGTTAATTAATATAAAGAAAACTTGAACTTTTGTCAATTTTATGGCTACAATAAGAGTTTATAGTTAAATCTTAAGAGCATGATATTTCGTATCTTAAGAAAACAGTTATCTTATCGACAAGTTGCGGTTATTATTGGCCGATTACTGATTATCGAGTTTGTATTATTGGGTTTTGGTATATTAGCAATCAGTAAACATTATTATACCTATGAACATCATAGTTTTTCTCAATTGCAAAGTATAGAGCATACCAAAGTTTTTCCGACATTACCGTTAGCTTTATCGTATGCCATAACTAATAATCAAACTGCTCAAATTAATGATATTTTGAATGCTGATTATGGTTTATGGAAATTAGTCATAACAGATCCAGAAGGTAAAAAAGTAATTACTTATTCTCAAAAAAATCTTGAACAAGAAATAGGTTTCATAGACAATAGATTACCAGAAAATCTTAACAGTTATTCTTATCACTTACTTATTAATCCTTCTTCACCGAACGCTCAAGATTATTATTTTGGAGACAACCAGAGCCTTAATAAGTTAGATGAATTCATCAATTCCAAAATGCTACTGGGTCGAGTTTATTATATTGGAAATATTTCCTATAATTTTCAACAAGAATTATTACAGTGGCTAGGAAATCCTTTTGCTAATAATAGTCGTTTTCCTATTTATAATTTAACAATATTATTATTTATTATTGGCGGATTATTTATTTGGAGTTTTAGTGAGTTTTTCTTAGCGTATCGACTGTTGACCCATAGGGAAAAAGAACAATTATCCCAAAGACTGAAATTGGAAAAGGAATTAGTCAAACAAGAAATTGAGAAAAGACAAATCGCTGATCAAAATCAAGAAATTTTCAAAAATAAGCAAATTCAATTACAAAAAGAAATAACGATACTTCAAAATAACTTAAAAGAAAAAATTGCTCAAAATTCACGCTTAATTGAAGAGAGAGAAAAAGAACAAGAAAAATTAGAGGAATTAGAAAATAGTCAAACTCAAAAAATCAAGAATCTTCAAACTATTATTGAAGAATATGAAAAAGAAATTTTAATTTTAGAAGTGTGGCAAGATAAATCTCAAGAATTAGAAGAAATAAAACAAGAAAAAAATAACTTATTAGTAGAATTATCAGAATACGAAAACTTAGAGAGAGAAAGTAAAAAACAAATTAAATCCCTTAGACACAAAATTGAACTCTTGATGAATCAAAAACAAGAAGCTGAACAGAAGATAAATGATTTACAGGAGGTTCAATTATCTAATAAAACATCTATCCAAGAAAGGGAAGAAATGATCCAACAAGAGTTTGAAAGACAAATTAATTTAGTCAAGTTAGAATCAGAATATGCGTTTGAAGAAGCGCAAAATATAGAACAAGAAAAAGAAAAAATACTGCTACAAAATAAGGCAATTCGAGAACAACTTAACTCCGAAATTGAAAAAAATAAATATTTAGAATTTGCCTTAGAAAGCTATAAAAAAGAAAAAGATGAGATCACTCAAGAATTGACCATCAATAATAATAGTAATTATCCGTCTATACCTACATCTTATTTAACTAATATATCGAGCAGAAAAGCCATTAAAGCCTTTCAGAAATTAGGATTTGAAAAAGATAGACATAATGGAGATCATTTTATCCTAAAGAAAACAGAAACTAACACCATTACTGTTCCTATTCCTCATCCTCGACAAGAACTCAATCCTCTCACGTTGAAAAATATTTTAATACAAACAAACACTTGTTTAGAGGATTTTCTAGATAATTTGTAAGGTTATTAGACAATGATTTAACGACCTAGAGTTAATTCTTCTTTTTTGCCTAGAATACCTTGGGGTCGCCAAACCATTAAAATCATCAAAATTAAACCAATAATCATAATCCTAAAATAACCAGCTTGACTGGGACTTAAAATGCCTAATTGGGGTAAAAGAAAACGAGTTAATGAATCATAAGCCCAGAAAATAATCGCTCCTAAAATGGTTCCTGCATTACTTCCTGATCCCCCCAAAACAACAATAATCCAAGTATTAAACGTAATTAAAGGATCAAACTTATCAGGATAAATAGTAGTGAGTTGCCAAGCAAAGAAAGCCCCTGCAATTCCTGCGATCGCCCCTCCTAACATAAAAGATTGTAACTTATATAAAAGGACATTTTTTCCTAAAGCCCTAGGAATTTCCTCATCTTCTCGAATGGCTTTGAGAATACGTCCCCAGGGTGAATTGACTAAAAATTCTAAACACCCATAAGTGAGGGCTAAAATCAATAAGACTAATACCATTAAACCAGCTTTATAGGTATAAAAAGATAGGGATGTTATCCCTGTGATATAAACTAATAAAATTAAAGTGGTGGCAATCACACCCCAAATTATTAAGCTTAAGGGTTTACGAGGTTGATAACTTTTCCCTTGTATTTCTTTATTCTGTTTCCATTCGTCAATCAAACTTTTATAAAGAGTCCATTCTGCATAAATTGCCAATATGGTTAAAATAGCAATTAATGATAATTTGATGGGGAAAGTTGCTTCAATATTCAGTGGTAATGGATATTGTCTTAATCCTAATGCCCCTTTTGTCAACCATTCTTCATTTAATGCCACTAAACGGACTAATTCGGAGACTCCAATGGTAACAATCGCTAGATAATCTTCTCGAAGACGTAACGTAGACAGTCCAATTAATAGCCCTAAAATAGCTGCTAAAATTGCCCCGGCCAAAACGGCTAAGACAAACGGAACCCCTGTTAACGTTAATAAAACGCTGGTATAAGCCCCTAGAGTCATAAAACCAACGACACCGAAGTTAATTAAGCCAGTAAAGCCCCATTGTAAGTTTAACCCTAGGGCAAAAATACCATATACTCCTGCTGAAGTGGTGATGTAGATAATGTAACCGCTAATGCCAATGAGTTGAACTAATAAGGCGTTATCCATGAATACGAAAGCTTAAGATAAATGGCAATGAGATTATACAGGAATTAAGAAAAATTGCCTAGACATCCTCTAAGTCTTCAATAACATAATTTTCTAACTCTATAATCGCTTTTAAAGAAGCTTGGGCTTTCCCTTCTTTTTTCGTTTGTCCTAATGCTTCTGTTTCGATTAAAATTTCATCTAACCATTGAACTTGACAACAACAGTGCCATTGATTTGCCATTCTCTGGTAGACATAAGCTGGTTTTTTAAGATTTAACCGTTGTAAAGTAGTATGTAAATGGGCAATGGGACTATTAATAGCTTCTTGGGGAACTGTTGATAAGTCTAAT from Crocosphaera subtropica ATCC 51142 includes these protein-coding regions:
- the rplT gene encoding 50S ribosomal protein L20, translating into MTRVKRGNVARKRRKKILKLAKGFRGSHSRLFRTANQQVMKALRNAYRDRRKRKRDFRRLWITRINAAARANGMSYSQLIGHMKKANIEINRKMLAQLAILDPQAFAKVVETASAAK
- a CDS encoding ABC transporter substrate-binding protein, translated to MRNQQPMNPFFKRLSAVTRFAIPVAVCVCLVLVTIIPGLNAAPTKVTLLMQALEAAQWEPFVQEFNDTHPDIELEIIEGPNASNQVEDLYTSSFLLGNSPYDLVFMDIVWVPKFAAAGWLRGLSDRVQKDNINLDAFLEGDIDGGRYNGELYRIPVRSDGGMLYYRTDLLDQGGYQPPNTFTELLNISQTLQTEDLAEWGYLWQGKQYEGLSAMFVEILAGYGAFWVDPDTLEVGLDSPEAIEAADFLRTTLEKQVSPPGITTYAEEEARRLFQNGDAVFMRNWPYAFGLLSADDSPVQGKFSIKPMVHTPNHSSGACLGGWGLGITVNSQHPDAAWEVAKFFSSEDIQRRFILATGYVPSRRALFNDPQILAQYPYYSELLEVVENAALRPPIAQYAQASDILQRYLSAAITNQMTPEQAMKKAANETRRLLRK
- a CDS encoding type II toxin-antitoxin system HicA family toxin, producing the protein MIFRILRKQLSYRQVAVIIGRLLIIEFVLLGFGILAISKHYYTYEHHSFSQLQSIEHTKVFPTLPLALSYAITNNQTAQINDILNADYGLWKLVITDPEGKKVITYSQKNLEQEIGFIDNRLPENLNSYSYHLLINPSSPNAQDYYFGDNQSLNKLDEFINSKMLLGRVYYIGNISYNFQQELLQWLGNPFANNSRFPIYNLTILLFIIGGLFIWSFSEFFLAYRLLTHREKEQLSQRLKLEKELVKQEIEKRQIADQNQEIFKNKQIQLQKEITILQNNLKEKIAQNSRLIEEREKEQEKLEELENSQTQKIKNLQTIIEEYEKEILILEVWQDKSQELEEIKQEKNNLLVELSEYENLERESKKQIKSLRHKIELLMNQKQEAEQKINDLQEVQLSNKTSIQEREEMIQQEFERQINLVKLESEYAFEEAQNIEQEKEKILLQNKAIREQLNSEIEKNKYLEFALESYKKEKDEITQELTINNNSNYPSIPTSYLTNISSRKAIKAFQKLGFEKDRHNGDHFILKKTETNTITVPIPHPRQELNPLTLKNILIQTNTCLEDFLDNL
- a CDS encoding four-carbon acid sugar kinase family protein, translated to MSQQPKIIVLDDDPTGSQTVHSCLLLMQWDVETLRLGLRDEVPIFFILTNTRALTPEKAAEVTREVCHNLKIALEAEKIKDFLIVSRSDSTLRGHYPIETDVIAEELGDFDAHFLIPAFFEGGRQTLDSVHYLNIEGTLTPVHETEFAKDSVFAYHHSYLPDYVEEKTKGRIKAAEVERFLLSDIRQGSLERLMQLQGNQCGVVDGEKQEDLDQFAQDLLTAAASGKRFLFRSAASILTSLAQLGKQPIPAEKMAEYKPTDKPGVVLVGSHVKKTTQQLQDLLTQSDVVGIEVDVKELRDHPDKKDELLNSILAQVKNVFEQNKTPVVYTSREELTFETVQKRLDFGVAVSSLLMEVVQGLPRDISFLISKGGITSNDVLSTGLQLQAVRLLGQVLAGCSMVRTEKDHPLFPNLPVVLFPGNVGNIQGLSTVYSRLKQ
- a CDS encoding branched-chain amino acid ABC transporter permease, translating into MDNALLVQLIGISGYIIYITTSAGVYGIFALGLNLQWGFTGLINFGVVGFMTLGAYTSVLLTLTGVPFVLAVLAGAILAAILGLLIGLSTLRLREDYLAIVTIGVSELVRLVALNEEWLTKGALGLRQYPLPLNIEATFPIKLSLIAILTILAIYAEWTLYKSLIDEWKQNKEIQGKSYQPRKPLSLIIWGVIATTLILLVYITGITSLSFYTYKAGLMVLVLLILALTYGCLEFLVNSPWGRILKAIREDEEIPRALGKNVLLYKLQSFMLGGAIAGIAGAFFAWQLTTIYPDKFDPLITFNTWIIVVLGGSGSNAGTILGAIIFWAYDSLTRFLLPQLGILSPSQAGYFRIMIIGLILMILMVWRPQGILGKKEELTLGR
- a CDS encoding ferredoxin-thioredoxin reductase variable chain, whose protein sequence is MKIGDRVRVIESVIVYHHPQHKKEPFDIKGMEGEIIDIVTNWRGRPVSANLPILVKFEKRFRAHFRDNEVEVIETA
- the rpmI gene encoding 50S ribosomal protein L35; protein product: MPKLKTRKAAAKRFRVTGSGKKIVRRKAFKNHLLNHKSAERKRRRLSNTALVSEQDEPNVRLMLPYI